A single Cellulomonas sp. SLBN-39 DNA region contains:
- a CDS encoding DUF6766 family protein, whose translation MSGKRKNRPRFITAYSFGIVTAVLFVSSWAGQFTFQAIEARNDAAEHGTTFEWAQFFPMFLSATFENWQSEFLQLLWQAGGLALFYFWGSSQSRESDERLEAKVDALLHDRGIDPDQFTYQEQAAARTHDGHST comes from the coding sequence ATGTCCGGCAAGCGCAAGAACCGCCCGCGGTTCATCACCGCGTACTCCTTCGGAATCGTGACCGCCGTGCTGTTCGTGTCCTCCTGGGCCGGCCAGTTCACGTTCCAAGCCATCGAGGCACGCAACGACGCCGCCGAGCACGGCACGACCTTCGAGTGGGCGCAGTTCTTCCCGATGTTCTTGTCCGCCACGTTCGAGAACTGGCAGTCGGAGTTCCTCCAGCTGCTGTGGCAGGCCGGTGGACTCGCCCTCTTCTACTTCTGGGGATCCTCACAGTCCCGCGAGAGCGACGAACGCCTCGAAGCGAAGGTCGACGCCCTCCTGCACGACCGCGGCATCGACCCCGACCAGTTCACCTACCAAGAGCAGGCCGCCGCGCGCACCCACGACGGTCACTCGACCTGA
- a CDS encoding LysR substrate-binding domain-containing protein encodes MRLWLVPGVTPDRWLKVWAQRLPDDPLDVVRGGSREAVAAVLAGDVDAAVVRLTPVDPTTGDRLDAPAPPGLATTTPSTRDGWAVVPLWTEDTVVVVPKEHVLTVVDQVDAADLADEPLVVPADDALGWLPPGHDADVTQAPDVATAVALVASEVGVLVLPAALARAHRDESTTVRPVPDAPGSPLALVWRVDAEHPHAQELVGILRGRTSASSRGTATPDPEPRPARKATPPPARGRRTPTGRPSPAARTGKGRPRSR; translated from the coding sequence ATGAGGCTGTGGCTCGTGCCGGGCGTGACCCCGGACCGATGGCTCAAGGTGTGGGCGCAGCGCCTGCCCGACGACCCGCTGGACGTGGTGCGCGGTGGCTCCCGCGAGGCGGTCGCGGCCGTGCTGGCCGGCGACGTCGACGCGGCCGTGGTCCGCCTCACCCCGGTGGACCCGACGACCGGCGACCGGCTGGACGCGCCCGCCCCGCCGGGCCTGGCGACGACCACACCGAGCACCCGCGACGGCTGGGCGGTCGTGCCGCTGTGGACGGAGGACACGGTCGTCGTCGTGCCCAAGGAGCACGTGCTCACCGTCGTGGACCAGGTCGACGCCGCCGACCTCGCCGACGAGCCCCTCGTGGTGCCCGCCGACGACGCCCTCGGCTGGCTGCCCCCCGGCCACGACGCGGACGTCACGCAGGCCCCGGACGTCGCGACCGCCGTGGCGCTGGTCGCCTCCGAGGTCGGTGTGCTGGTGCTGCCCGCGGCGCTGGCCCGCGCGCACCGCGACGAGAGCACCACGGTCCGCCCCGTGCCCGACGCCCCCGGCTCCCCCCTGGCCCTGGTCTGGCGGGTCGACGCGGAGCACCCGCACGCCCAGGAGCTCGTCGGCATCCTGCGCGGCCGCACGTCCGCGAGCTCCCGAGGCACCGCGACCCCCGACCCCGAGCCGCGCCCGGCCCGCAAGGCCACGCCCCCGCCGGCGCGCGGCCGCCGCACCCCGACCGGCCGCCCCTCCCCCGCCGCCCGCACGGGCAAGGGCCGCCCCCGCAGCCGCTGA
- a CDS encoding alpha/beta hydrolase, whose amino-acid sequence MTTDGTPAQTARPDGPDGEVPDVLGDGWVARTLTLRPDAVQARTGVAPVATLVRRVRAQRPARGAVLYLHGFVDYFFQTHVADALAEAGWDLHALDLRDHGRSIRPGRPPNTTTELATYAEEIDAAVDLLRATHERVVLLGHSTGGLTAALWAHARRGRGRVDAVVLNSPWLDLQKPQPQRAAVTAAVAVLGRVAPRLVVGSLAEHYGRALHTGTGGEWEYDLTWKPHTGFPVTAGFMRAVRRGQARVARGLAIDVPVLVLTSDAKGPDDVWHDALLTTDSVLDPAQMAARAPLLGPDVTLVVVPGGAHDLALSPPPARERYLQEVGAFLDDRVAGAGPAGP is encoded by the coding sequence GTGACCACCGACGGCACGCCCGCCCAGACCGCACGCCCCGACGGACCGGACGGGGAGGTGCCCGACGTCCTCGGCGACGGCTGGGTCGCCCGGACCCTCACCCTGCGGCCCGACGCCGTGCAGGCCCGGACCGGCGTGGCCCCGGTGGCGACGCTCGTGCGGCGGGTCCGCGCGCAGCGGCCGGCGCGGGGCGCGGTGCTCTACCTGCACGGGTTCGTCGACTACTTCTTCCAGACGCACGTCGCCGACGCGCTCGCCGAGGCGGGCTGGGACCTGCACGCGCTCGACCTGCGCGACCACGGCCGCTCCATCCGCCCCGGCCGCCCGCCGAACACCACCACGGAGCTGGCGACGTACGCGGAGGAGATCGACGCGGCCGTCGACCTGCTGCGTGCCACGCACGAGCGGGTCGTGCTGCTCGGCCACTCCACGGGCGGTCTGACCGCGGCCCTGTGGGCGCACGCGCGCCGCGGGCGCGGGCGCGTCGACGCCGTGGTGCTGAACTCGCCGTGGCTCGACCTGCAGAAGCCGCAGCCGCAGCGCGCGGCGGTCACCGCGGCGGTCGCGGTGCTGGGACGGGTCGCGCCGCGCCTCGTCGTCGGCAGCCTCGCCGAGCACTACGGCCGCGCCCTGCACACGGGCACCGGCGGCGAGTGGGAGTACGACCTGACGTGGAAGCCGCACACCGGGTTCCCCGTCACCGCCGGGTTCATGCGCGCCGTCCGGCGGGGGCAGGCCCGGGTCGCGCGGGGTCTGGCGATCGACGTGCCGGTGCTCGTGCTCACCTCGGACGCGAAGGGCCCGGACGACGTCTGGCACGACGCGCTGCTGACCACGGACTCCGTGCTCGACCCCGCGCAGATGGCGGCCCGCGCCCCGCTGCTCGGGCCCGACGTCACGCTCGTCGTCGTCCCCGGCGGCGCCCACGACCTCGCGCTGTCCCCGCCCCCGGCCCGCGAGCGCTACCTGCAGGAGGTCGGCGCCTTCCTCGACGACCGCGTGGCGGGGGCGGGGCCGGCGGGTCCGTAG
- a CDS encoding PAS domain-containing protein: MRRGQVVPTGAMRSFGHEEIIVSKTDRQGRITYANEVFVRVSGYTERELLGAPHSIIRHPAMPRAVFRLLWDTIGGGDEVFAYVLNLAADGVGYWVLAHVTPTYDASGALTGYHSSRRWPQPAAVRAVEPLYAQLLAEEARHPTGNAAVDASTAMLRGVLADAGCSYEEWVWGLVREHEQDV; this comes from the coding sequence GTGCGACGAGGGCAGGTCGTCCCGACGGGCGCGATGCGCTCCTTCGGGCACGAGGAGATCATCGTCTCCAAGACGGACCGGCAGGGGCGCATCACCTACGCCAACGAGGTCTTCGTCCGCGTCAGCGGGTACACCGAGCGCGAGCTGCTGGGCGCCCCGCACAGCATCATCCGCCACCCCGCCATGCCACGGGCCGTGTTCCGGCTGCTCTGGGACACGATCGGCGGCGGCGACGAGGTGTTCGCGTACGTGCTCAACCTCGCGGCCGACGGCGTCGGCTACTGGGTGCTCGCGCACGTCACGCCGACGTACGACGCGAGCGGCGCGCTGACCGGCTACCACTCGAGCCGGCGGTGGCCGCAGCCCGCCGCGGTGCGCGCGGTCGAGCCCCTCTACGCCCAGCTCCTCGCCGAGGAGGCCCGGCACCCCACCGGCAACGCCGCGGTCGATGCGTCGACGGCGATGCTCCGGGGCGTCCTGGCAGACGCCGGGTGCAGCTACGAGGAGTGGGTCTGGGGCCTCGTGCGCGAGCACGAGCAGGACGTGTGA
- a CDS encoding dihydrofolate reductase family protein: MPQLLRVQSFTVSADGYGAGDDQSLERPFGHADPGVLMSWLLGTASFPGRTSPGGSRGLDDHLARDFHHGIGAEIMGAHKFSPHRGPWVDHAWQGWWGDEPPFRTPVFVLTHHLRPSFALGATTFHFVDATPQDVLDRARAAAQGRDVRLGGGAQTIRAFLDADLVDTLHVAVAALELGSGTRLWESPDELDDRYHHDVVPSPSGVVHHLLWRR; this comes from the coding sequence ATGCCGCAGCTGCTGAGGGTCCAGAGCTTCACCGTGTCCGCCGACGGGTACGGCGCCGGAGACGACCAGAGCCTGGAACGACCCTTCGGGCACGCCGACCCCGGGGTGCTGATGTCGTGGCTGCTGGGCACGGCGAGCTTCCCCGGTCGGACGTCGCCCGGGGGGTCGCGCGGTCTCGACGACCACCTCGCGCGCGACTTCCACCACGGCATCGGCGCCGAGATCATGGGCGCCCACAAGTTCAGCCCGCACCGCGGCCCCTGGGTCGACCACGCGTGGCAGGGCTGGTGGGGCGACGAGCCGCCGTTCCGCACGCCCGTCTTCGTGCTCACCCACCACCTGCGCCCCTCGTTCGCGCTGGGCGCCACGACGTTCCACTTCGTCGACGCCACGCCGCAGGACGTCCTCGACCGGGCGCGCGCGGCCGCGCAGGGCCGCGACGTCCGCCTGGGCGGGGGCGCGCAGACCATCCGCGCGTTCCTCGACGCCGACCTGGTCGACACCCTGCACGTCGCGGTCGCCGCGCTCGAGCTCGGCTCGGGCACCCGGCTCTGGGAGTCCCCGGACGAGCTCGACGACCGCTACCACCACGACGTCGTCCCCAGCCCCAGCGGGGTGGTGCACCACCTGCTCTGGCGGCGCTGA
- a CDS encoding ribbon-helix-helix protein, CopG family translates to MGDVITVRLPHDLLRRLDRLATATQRTSASLVLDALEAHVERVERDQRLLAEAQDARSGRVPARPADTVYARLGIPSPSAEDVAGALSDVE, encoded by the coding sequence ATGGGAGACGTCATCACGGTGCGCCTGCCGCACGACCTCCTCCGCCGGCTCGACCGGCTGGCGACGGCGACGCAACGCACCAGTGCGTCCCTCGTGCTTGATGCGCTGGAGGCCCACGTCGAACGCGTGGAGCGTGATCAGCGCCTGCTCGCGGAGGCGCAGGACGCGCGCTCCGGCCGGGTGCCGGCGCGTCCGGCGGACACGGTCTACGCCCGTCTCGGGATCCCGTCCCCGAGCGCCGAGGACGTGGCGGGTGCTCTGTCGGACGTCGAGTGA
- the trmB gene encoding tRNA (guanosine(46)-N7)-methyltransferase TrmB — MASRDVFTHRAARPHEPLRTFHPRRSPLGRDRSDALDRLFDVHGFSVDDPRHAPPLTADGLLDTEALFGRRAPVVLEIGSGMGEATAAMAAADPARDWLAVEAHLPGVAALLVRVEQEGLTNVRVAHGDALRLVRAHVAPGSLDAVHAFFPDPWPKAKHHKRRLVQAEHVALLRERLRVGGTLHVATDWAEYAEQAVEVLTGDPALVGGVVDRPAHRPVTRFEQRGLDLGHAVVDVVVEKVR, encoded by the coding sequence GTGGCTTCCCGGGACGTGTTCACCCATCGGGCGGCGCGCCCGCACGAGCCGCTGCGCACGTTCCACCCGCGCCGTTCACCGCTGGGTCGTGACCGTTCCGACGCGCTCGACCGTTTGTTCGACGTGCACGGCTTCTCCGTCGACGACCCCCGGCACGCTCCCCCGCTGACCGCGGACGGGCTGCTGGACACCGAGGCCCTGTTCGGCCGTCGGGCGCCGGTGGTGCTGGAGATCGGCTCCGGGATGGGTGAGGCGACGGCCGCGATGGCCGCGGCGGACCCCGCGCGCGACTGGCTGGCGGTCGAGGCGCACCTGCCGGGTGTGGCGGCGCTGCTGGTCCGCGTCGAGCAGGAGGGGCTGACCAACGTGCGGGTCGCGCACGGCGACGCGCTGCGGCTCGTGCGTGCGCACGTCGCGCCCGGCAGCCTCGACGCGGTCCACGCGTTCTTCCCCGACCCGTGGCCCAAGGCGAAGCACCACAAGCGCCGGCTCGTGCAGGCCGAGCACGTCGCGCTGCTGCGGGAGCGGCTGCGCGTCGGCGGCACCCTGCACGTGGCGACCGACTGGGCGGAGTACGCCGAGCAGGCGGTCGAGGTGCTCACCGGCGACCCAGCCCTGGTCGGCGGCGTGGTCGACCGCCCCGCGCACCGCCCGGTGACGCGGTTCGAGCAGCGGGGCCTCGACCTGGGCCACGCGGTCGTCGACGTGGTCGTGGAGAAGGTCCGATGA
- a CDS encoding helix-turn-helix domain-containing protein — MSAPAPERRHPHVLTLDDVATLTGKPPATVARWATAGTIPGVRFGRAWRFWPPRSPWPCTAPTALALSRRCPRGMSSPGCSRPAA; from the coding sequence GTGAGCGCCCCGGCACCCGAGCGCCGGCACCCGCACGTGCTCACCCTCGACGACGTCGCCACCCTGACCGGCAAACCCCCGGCGACCGTGGCCCGGTGGGCGACCGCAGGGACGATCCCGGGGGTGCGGTTCGGACGCGCGTGGCGGTTCTGGCCCCCGCGATCGCCGTGGCCCTGCACGGCCCCGACGGCGCTGGCACTGTCCCGGCGCTGCCCGCGCGGCATGTCGAGCCCGGGATGCTCACGTCCCGCGGCCTAG
- a CDS encoding DUF2188 domain-containing protein, with translation MTTIEPPPDPSLSRQVGEAVVRPRRPSRSPVEPSWRRSRSRPSAGYQRRLHEWMAEVSEAINRLVLEPHGQDWASLETNDGFLDAIAHATGPGDRCPITGARGRARPTRWVLRRAAWIRASHAVVDGTRSEEVEAMTANRNVVPSPSGGWDVTGAGQRASAHADTQAEAIARAKQIVENAGGGEVSIHGRDGRVRAKDTVAPGNDPRQIPG, from the coding sequence ATGACGACCATCGAGCCGCCCCCGGATCCGTCGCTCTCACGTCAGGTCGGTGAGGCTGTCGTGCGGCCGCGTCGGCCATCCCGTTCGCCGGTGGAGCCGTCGTGGAGGCGTTCACGTTCGCGACCCAGCGCGGGTTACCAGCGCCGGCTTCACGAGTGGATGGCCGAGGTGTCCGAGGCCATCAACCGTCTGGTGCTCGAACCGCACGGTCAGGACTGGGCCTCGCTGGAGACCAACGACGGGTTCCTCGACGCGATCGCCCACGCCACAGGGCCCGGCGACCGATGCCCCATCACCGGCGCTCGTGGTCGTGCGCGGCCGACGCGTTGGGTGCTTCGTCGTGCGGCTTGGATTCGGGCGTCGCACGCTGTGGTGGACGGCACACGCAGCGAGGAGGTCGAGGCGATGACGGCGAACAGGAACGTGGTTCCCAGCCCTTCGGGTGGGTGGGACGTGACCGGTGCGGGTCAGCGAGCGTCGGCTCATGCTGACACGCAGGCCGAGGCGATCGCGCGTGCGAAGCAGATCGTCGAGAACGCGGGCGGCGGGGAGGTCAGCATCCATGGTCGCGACGGTCGGGTCCGGGCCAAGGACACCGTGGCTCCGGGCAACGATCCCCGGCAGATTCCCGGCTAA
- a CDS encoding methyl-accepting chemotaxis protein, whose amino-acid sequence MQRSTRSLTVRQRLAALVALTALTLVAVTVVAVGGVERRITDERTVATQHVVETALGVVEHYGALATAGTLPEADAQAQALDALRALRYGGEEYFWVNDMGPTMLMHPIKPELDGTDLTMNEDPDGLRLFVRMVEVVQADGAGVVAYQWPKPGAEDPQPKISYVAGYEPWGWIVGSGIYVDDVRAAAVADARGIVAVAALALALITALGVAVSRSITRPLARATQVLASGDLHARLDEGAGRTELEHLAAALNGTLDRTAAAATEVSAAASAVSASVDTLVGTSEELSGAVQDSSARSRDIAASAGQVADRIESVAAGAQQMDASIGEISRNTADVAAIAAQAVEIAARTTGTVEELGTSSAQIGSVVQVITGIAEQTNLLALNATIEAARAGDSGKGFAVVAGEVKDLARETARATGEIAGQVEAIQGAVARAVEEIAQISDVVRRIDDYQSTIAGAVEEQSATTASMAGSVASAADEGRGIEDGLQVVERAHDRSLESISTIRDAAHDLRSTATRLTESVAALRG is encoded by the coding sequence GTGCAACGCAGCACTCGTTCCCTCACCGTCCGCCAGCGCCTCGCCGCGCTCGTGGCGCTCACCGCCCTCACGCTCGTGGCCGTGACCGTCGTCGCCGTCGGCGGCGTCGAGCGGCGCATCACCGACGAGCGGACCGTGGCCACGCAGCACGTGGTCGAGACCGCGCTCGGTGTCGTCGAGCACTACGGCGCCCTGGCCACCGCCGGCACGCTGCCGGAGGCCGACGCGCAGGCGCAGGCCCTCGACGCGCTGCGCGCCCTGCGGTACGGGGGCGAGGAGTACTTCTGGGTCAACGACATGGGCCCGACGATGCTCATGCACCCCATCAAGCCGGAGCTCGACGGCACCGACCTGACGATGAACGAGGACCCGGACGGCCTGCGGCTGTTCGTCCGCATGGTCGAGGTCGTGCAGGCCGACGGCGCCGGCGTCGTGGCGTACCAGTGGCCCAAGCCCGGTGCGGAGGACCCGCAGCCGAAGATCTCCTACGTCGCCGGGTACGAGCCGTGGGGCTGGATCGTCGGGTCGGGCATCTACGTGGACGACGTTCGCGCCGCGGCCGTCGCGGACGCCCGCGGGATCGTGGCCGTCGCGGCGCTCGCGCTGGCCCTCATCACGGCCCTGGGCGTGGCCGTCTCGCGGTCGATCACCCGCCCGCTGGCCCGCGCCACGCAGGTGCTGGCGTCCGGGGACCTGCACGCGCGGCTCGACGAGGGCGCGGGGCGCACCGAGCTCGAGCACCTCGCCGCAGCGCTCAACGGCACGCTCGACAGGACCGCGGCGGCCGCCACCGAGGTCAGCGCCGCCGCGTCCGCGGTGAGCGCGTCCGTCGACACCCTCGTCGGCACCAGCGAGGAGCTCTCGGGCGCCGTGCAGGACTCCAGCGCCCGCTCCCGCGACATCGCGGCGAGCGCCGGGCAGGTGGCCGACCGCATCGAGTCCGTCGCCGCCGGCGCGCAGCAGATGGACGCGTCCATCGGGGAGATCTCGCGCAACACCGCCGACGTGGCGGCCATCGCCGCGCAGGCCGTCGAGATCGCCGCCCGCACCACCGGCACCGTCGAGGAGCTCGGCACGTCGTCGGCGCAGATCGGCTCCGTCGTCCAGGTCATCACCGGCATCGCGGAGCAGACGAACCTGCTGGCGCTCAACGCGACCATCGAGGCGGCGCGCGCCGGCGACTCCGGCAAGGGGTTCGCGGTCGTCGCCGGCGAGGTCAAGGACCTCGCGCGCGAGACGGCCCGGGCCACCGGCGAGATCGCCGGGCAGGTCGAGGCCATCCAGGGCGCCGTCGCCCGGGCCGTGGAGGAGATCGCGCAGATCAGCGACGTGGTCCGCCGCATCGACGACTACCAGTCGACGATCGCCGGCGCCGTCGAGGAGCAGTCCGCCACGACCGCGTCGATGGCAGGGTCGGTGGCGTCCGCGGCCGACGAGGGCCGCGGCATCGAGGACGGCCTGCAGGTGGTCGAGCGCGCGCACGACCGGTCTCTGGAGTCGATCAGCACGATCCGGGACGCCGCGCACGACCTGCGCAGCACCGCGACCCGCCTCACGGAGTCCGTCGCTGCCCTGCGGGGCTGA
- a CDS encoding manganese catalase family protein, producing MFFHRQELQHKATPDKPDAVYARKLQEVLGGQYGEISVAMQYGFQSWNTHLPGKYRDLLYGIGAEEFGHVEMLATMIAQLLEKAPMGLTEDAVQNDPTVAAVIGGTDLQHAIVAGAGARPVDSMGNPWTAGYITASGNLLADFTANANAEMQGRVQVARLYHMTDDHGVRDLLAFLLARDTMHQNQWIAAARELQEEGFEGLPVPSNFPLGDEDRDVSYQYINFSDGKDADKGSWASGPTPDGLGEFTYVAEPPAGVPMPPPTVPDPRLYGTTPLPNAVEKVTGKLKDTFTAD from the coding sequence ATGTTCTTCCACCGGCAAGAGCTCCAGCACAAGGCCACGCCCGACAAGCCTGACGCGGTCTACGCCCGCAAGCTCCAGGAGGTCCTGGGCGGGCAGTACGGCGAGATCAGTGTCGCCATGCAGTACGGGTTCCAGTCCTGGAACACCCACCTGCCCGGCAAGTACCGGGACCTGCTCTACGGCATCGGTGCCGAGGAGTTCGGGCACGTGGAGATGCTCGCCACGATGATCGCCCAGCTCCTGGAGAAGGCGCCCATGGGTCTCACCGAGGACGCCGTCCAGAACGACCCCACGGTGGCCGCCGTGATCGGCGGGACCGACCTGCAGCATGCGATCGTCGCCGGCGCCGGCGCCCGGCCCGTCGACAGCATGGGCAACCCCTGGACCGCCGGGTACATCACGGCCAGCGGGAACCTGCTCGCGGACTTCACGGCGAACGCGAACGCCGAGATGCAGGGCCGGGTCCAGGTGGCCCGCCTCTACCACATGACCGACGACCACGGCGTGCGGGACCTGCTGGCGTTCCTGCTGGCGCGGGACACCATGCACCAGAACCAGTGGATCGCCGCGGCGCGCGAGCTCCAGGAGGAGGGGTTCGAGGGCCTTCCGGTGCCGAGCAACTTCCCGTTGGGGGACGAGGACCGCGACGTGTCGTACCAGTACATCAACTTCTCCGACGGCAAGGACGCCGACAAGGGCTCCTGGGCGTCCGGTCCCACCCCGGACGGGCTCGGCGAGTTCACCTACGTCGCCGAGCCGCCCGCCGGGGTGCCGATGCCGCCGCCCACCGTCCCTGACCCCCGCCTCTACGGCACCACGCCGCTGCCGAACGCGGTCGAGAAGGTCACCGGGAAGCTCAAGGACACCTTCACCGCGGACTGA
- a CDS encoding FG-GAP repeat protein — protein sequence MRVFSNSGPGTTWAAQADIQPDDGGTATDRFGYSLALSGDGSTAIIAAAPLNSSNRVGPGLVYVFTRADSGWVQEQIIPSPTGTGTSFGDAIDVSNDGRHFVVGAPCAEWSTCNGAAYFFSKPVGATSWTLNTTTTCAAATGGLCGSTVAISGDGTVAAVGQPYYKTVSGSTTTRRPYVHTFRRPASASSWIYQAALASPAGDNALTDFGYRDSLSLSGDGSALVVGAPSLGVVNGSYVAGGIYTYRFSGASWGTPSLVTRSATTATPNRQMGYSVEISPDGLTMIAGAPDGSTTGAAGGGAVYRWTRSSVTALWVFTDTYTAGDTVTGDKFGSSVGLPGSAPSRPVVGAPFKDGVLTDAGAAYLY from the coding sequence GTGAGGGTCTTCAGCAACTCTGGACCGGGTACGACATGGGCCGCTCAGGCCGATATCCAGCCAGACGATGGTGGGACTGCGACCGATCGCTTCGGGTACTCGTTGGCACTCTCGGGTGATGGGTCAACGGCTATCATTGCGGCCGCTCCCCTCAATTCATCCAACCGGGTAGGGCCTGGCCTGGTGTACGTATTCACCCGGGCTGATTCCGGTTGGGTGCAGGAACAGATCATCCCATCTCCGACCGGCACCGGCACGAGTTTCGGCGACGCGATCGACGTGTCGAACGATGGCAGGCACTTCGTGGTCGGGGCTCCGTGCGCTGAGTGGAGCACCTGCAACGGCGCCGCATACTTCTTCTCGAAGCCTGTTGGTGCGACGAGCTGGACCTTGAACACCACTACGACGTGCGCGGCTGCGACCGGCGGCCTGTGTGGATCAACGGTCGCCATCTCTGGCGATGGGACCGTGGCGGCCGTTGGCCAGCCGTACTACAAGACGGTATCCGGGTCGACGACGACTCGTCGCCCCTACGTCCACACGTTCAGACGCCCGGCCTCGGCGAGCTCCTGGATCTATCAGGCAGCGCTCGCTTCTCCTGCAGGCGACAACGCCCTCACCGACTTTGGGTACCGTGACTCTCTATCTCTTTCCGGCGATGGAAGCGCCCTCGTCGTCGGGGCCCCTAGCCTAGGCGTCGTGAATGGCTCATATGTCGCAGGCGGAATCTACACGTATCGGTTCTCAGGTGCGAGTTGGGGTACACCTTCACTGGTGACTCGTTCTGCGACCACCGCCACCCCGAATCGGCAGATGGGGTACTCGGTCGAGATCTCGCCAGACGGCCTCACCATGATTGCGGGTGCGCCGGACGGCTCGACGACCGGGGCGGCGGGAGGGGGCGCCGTTTACCGATGGACCCGGTCATCGGTCACTGCCCTGTGGGTATTCACTGATACCTACACGGCCGGCGATACGGTCACGGGCGACAAGTTCGGGTCGTCTGTTGGCTTGCCGGGGTCAGCGCCGAGTCGACCGGTCGTCGGGGCACCGTTCAAGGACGGTGTACTCACGGACGCGGGTGCGGCCTATCTGTACTAG
- a CDS encoding MFS transporter: MVTGTAGAGRAAWRVVLGLGVVSLAADMVYEGARSVTGPLLALLGVPMLLAGLVTGAGEAAALVLRLPFGARADRAGRYWPTTLTGYALTAVGVPLLALTPLLGAAGAGVACALLLLERVGKAVRSPSKSVLLARAAEQVGLGRGFGVHKAMDQVGAFVGPLLVAGVLALTGSLVPALAVLAVPGTIAMVLLVAVRRLAPDDVPPDPATPPGPTSTSATRRSWLGPARELPRPFWLFAAAAAAVGAGLTTFAVISYHLVDQGLLHATLVPVVYAGAMLAAAIGALVVGVVHDRVGPRAVLVVPALVATVPPLAFAPTLPAVLVGVAAWGLAGGLLDSTVKARVAELVPPGRRATAYGWFAAVQGLAAVAGGGLAGALATDAPQALTATVALLQVIASILMVAAATSARARP; the protein is encoded by the coding sequence GTGGTGACCGGGACCGCGGGTGCGGGGCGTGCGGCGTGGCGGGTCGTGCTCGGGCTGGGTGTGGTGTCGCTGGCCGCGGACATGGTGTACGAGGGTGCGCGGTCGGTGACGGGTCCGCTCCTGGCGCTGCTCGGGGTGCCGATGCTCCTCGCCGGGCTGGTCACCGGGGCAGGCGAGGCCGCCGCGCTCGTGCTGCGTCTGCCGTTCGGTGCCCGCGCGGACCGTGCCGGCCGGTACTGGCCGACGACGCTGACCGGGTACGCCCTGACCGCGGTCGGCGTGCCGCTGCTGGCGCTGACCCCGCTGCTCGGCGCGGCCGGCGCGGGCGTGGCCTGCGCGCTGCTGCTGCTCGAGCGGGTCGGCAAGGCGGTGCGCAGCCCGTCGAAGTCGGTGCTGCTGGCCCGCGCGGCCGAGCAGGTCGGGCTCGGCCGCGGGTTCGGCGTGCACAAGGCCATGGACCAGGTCGGCGCGTTCGTCGGGCCGCTGCTCGTCGCCGGGGTCCTCGCCCTGACCGGGTCCCTCGTGCCGGCACTGGCCGTGCTGGCCGTTCCCGGCACGATCGCGATGGTCCTGCTCGTCGCGGTCCGCCGCCTCGCCCCGGACGACGTCCCACCCGATCCCGCCACCCCGCCAGGCCCGACCAGCACCAGCGCGACGCGACGGTCCTGGCTCGGCCCGGCCCGGGAGCTGCCGCGCCCGTTCTGGCTGTTCGCGGCCGCCGCGGCCGCCGTCGGTGCCGGCCTGACGACGTTCGCGGTGATCTCCTACCACCTGGTCGACCAGGGACTCCTCCACGCGACGCTCGTCCCCGTCGTGTACGCAGGCGCCATGCTCGCCGCCGCGATCGGCGCCCTGGTCGTCGGTGTCGTGCACGACCGCGTCGGCCCCCGTGCGGTCCTCGTGGTCCCGGCACTCGTCGCGACCGTGCCACCGCTCGCCTTCGCCCCCACGCTGCCGGCCGTCCTGGTCGGGGTCGCCGCCTGGGGCCTGGCCGGCGGGCTGCTGGACTCGACCGTCAAGGCACGCGTCGCCGAGCTCGTGCCCCCCGGGCGCCGGGCCACCGCCTACGGCTGGTTCGCCGCCGTGCAGGGCCTCGCCGCCGTCGCCGGCGGCGGCCTCGCCGGCGCCCTGGCCACCGACGCACCCCAGGCCCTGACAGCCACCGTCGCGCTCCTGCAGGTGATCGCGTCCATCCTCATGGTCGCCGCTGCGACGAGCGCGCGCGCCCGGCCCTGA